One part of the Eucalyptus grandis isolate ANBG69807.140 chromosome 10, ASM1654582v1, whole genome shotgun sequence genome encodes these proteins:
- the LOC104424015 gene encoding probable L-type lectin-domain containing receptor kinase S.5 codes for MGLRLKLFILTFLLSMVFSETQGRRTIENPGPFDESDHDVFEVLAPASINNGALQVTPDSGARDYNLSNRSGRIMLKESFKLHDKGERVASFNTSFFINIPKLKNTSSHGEGMAFVIAPDLNLPPGSEGQYLGLTNAATDGNATNRLVAIEFDTFKQDFDPNDNHIGLNINSVKSELNVPLSDSGIQLVPEVEKNFTIWIQYDGLNKILQVFMVGEENLEPAEQRPSVPVMTKKDLDIAKYVNERSYFGFAASTGNATELHCVLGWNLTVEEAPEDEGLFIEAMITLGVGVALLVILLAGWWIQRTLYKKYKTANDPTIRGTLQSLPGTPREFRYRDLKVATDNFNEKNKLGQGGFGVVYKGVLSKESLQIAVKRFSRDNVKSKDDFLAELTIINRLRHKHLVKLLGWCYKNGKLLLVYEYMPNGSLDAHIFCGAEKETLRWDLRYQIISGVASALHYVHNEYEQKVVHRDLKASNIMLDSSFNARLGDFGLARAIENGKTSYAELEGVPGTLGYIAPECLHTGKATRESDIYGFGAVVLEVVCGQRPWTKIGGFCFLVDWVWSLHRDGRILEAVDERLRGDYVAEEAERLLLLGLACSHPNASERPKTQAVLQIASGLLPVPYVPPFRPAFVWPSAGAVEENIDSEYTDDLTITISH; via the exons ATGGGTCTGCGactcaagctcttcatcttgaCCTTCCTGCTTTCAATGGTATTTTCAGAAACCCAAGGCCGTCGCACAATAGAGAACCCAGGGCCGTTTGATGAATCCGACCACGATGTATTTGAAGTCCTTGCACCGGCAAGTATCAACAACGGTGCCCTCCAAGTGACCCCGGACTCTGGTGCGAGGGACTACAATCTCTCTAACCGATCCGGAAGAATTATGCTCAAAGAGAGTTTCAAGCTCCATGACAAAGGAGAAAGAGTGGCCTCATTCAACACCTCCTTCTTCATCAACATCCCAAAGCTTAAAAATACTTCAAGTCACGGAGAGGGCATGGCATTCGTGATAGCGCCCGATCTCAACCTTCCCCCAGGTAGCGAAGGGCAGTACTTGGGCCTTACCAATGCCGCCACCGATGGAAATGCCACCAACCGTCTTGTGGCTATCGAGTTTGACACCTTCAAGCAAGATTTCGACCCCAACGACAACCACATCGGTCTCAATATCAATAGCGTAAAGTCAGAACTAAATGTGCCCTTGTCCGATTCTGGCATCCAGCTTGTGCCCGAggttgaaaaaaatttcactatCTGGATCCAATATGATGGACTGAACAAAATTCTGCAGGTTTTCATGGTGGGTGAAGAAAATCTTGAACCTGCCGAGCAGAGACCAAGCGTTCCTGTAATGACTAAAAAAGATCTTGACATTGCAAAATATGTGAATGAACGCTCCTATTTTGGTTTCGCTGCATCGACGGGCAATGCAACAGAGTTGCATTGCGTGCTAGGATGGAATCTGACGGTGGAGGAGGCACCGGAGGATGAGGGTCTCTTCATCGAGGCAATGATCACCTTGGGTGTTGGGGTGGCCCTTTTGGTGATTCTCTTGGCAGGATGGTGGATACAGCGTACTCTGTACAAGAAATACAAGACGGCCAATGACCCAACGATACGGGGGACCCTCCAGTCCCTCCCGGGGACTCCAAGAGAGTTCCGGTACAGGGATTTGAAGGTGGCCACGGATAACTTCAATGAGAAGAACAAATTAGGACAGGGCGGTTTCGGTGTGGTTTACAAAGGCGTATTGTCAAAGGAGAGCCTGCAGATTGCTGTAAAGAGATTCTCCAGGGACAACGTCAAGAGCAAAGATGATTTCTTGGCTGAGCTTACAATCATCAATCGGCTGCGCCATAAACATCTCGTCAAATTACTTG GGTGGTGCTACAAGAATGGGAAGCTTCTGCTGGTGTACGAGTACATGCCGAATGGTAGCCTAGACGCGCACATATTCTGTGGAGCGGAGAAAGAAACCTTAAGATGGGACCTCAGATACCAGATCATATCAGGAGTTGCATCAGCTTTGCACTATGTGCACAATGAATACGAACAGAAGGTTGTGCATAGAGACCTTAAGGCCAGCAACATCATGCTTGACTCTAGCTTCAACGCCCGGCTAGGCGATTTCGGTTTGGCCCGAGCCATAGAGAATGGGAAGACCTCCTACGCAGAGCTCGAAGGTGTACCGGGTACTCTTGGGTACATTGCACCTGAGTGCCTGCACACAG GTAAAGCCACTAGGGAATCTGACATCTATGGCTTTGGAGCAGTGGTTCTTGAGGTTGTGTGTGGTCAGCGACCATGGACCAAGATTGGTGGATTCTGCTTCTTGGTGGATTGGGTCTGGTCGCTCCATCGTGATGGGCGAATACTCGAGGCAGTTGACGAGAGGCTGAGGGGAGATTATGTGGCAGAGGAGGCGGAGCGGCTGCTGCTCTTGGGTCTGGCATGTTCACACCCAAATGCAAGCGAGAGACCCAAAACACAGGCCGTTTTGCAGATTGCTTCAGGATTGCTGCCAGTGCCATACGTCCCGCCATTTAGACCAGCTTTCGTGTGGCCCTCTGCAGGTGCTGTGGAGGAGAACATCGATTCAGAATATACAGATGACTTAACCATCACGATTTCGCATTAG
- the LOC104422876 gene encoding 2-oxoglutarate-dependent dioxygenase DAO-like isoform X1, whose product MGQQEGRNVPVIDLQRFPSQYEKPRGACEEWGCFRVLNHGISEALMAEMKAVARSLLDLPMEAKKKKKKNAVEGSGCLEPDKAYPLHESLGLWDMGSAQGVDEFCSQSNASPHQKEIMTIYREAVHELAMNMADELT is encoded by the exons atgggGCAACAGGAAGGAAGAAATGTTCCGGTGATCGATCTGCAACGCTTTCCATCGCAGTACGAGAAGCCGAGAGGAGCCTGCGAGGAGTGGGGGTGTTTCCGGGTGCTGAACCACGGGATCTCGGAGGCGCTGATGGCCGAGATGAAGGCGGTGGCGAGATCACTGCTTGATCTTCCCATggaggcgaagaagaagaagaagaagaatgcgGTGGAAGGGAGTGGGTGCCTGGAGCCCGACAAGGCATATCCTCTCCATGAATCTTTGGGGCTGTGGGACATGGGCTCTGCTCAAGGTGTGGATGAGTTCTGTTCCCAGTCGAATGCTTCTCCTCATCAAAA AGAAATAATGACGATCTATCGTGAAGCAGTACATGAACTGGCCATGAACATGGCAGACGAGCTGACTTGA
- the LOC104422876 gene encoding 2-oxoglutarate-dependent dioxygenase DAO-like isoform X2, with protein MGQQEGRNVPVIDLQRFPSQYEKPRGACEEWGCFRVLNHGISEALMAEMKAVARSLLDLPMEAKKKKKKNAVEGSGCLEPDKAYPLHESLGLWDMGSAQEK; from the exons atgggGCAACAGGAAGGAAGAAATGTTCCGGTGATCGATCTGCAACGCTTTCCATCGCAGTACGAGAAGCCGAGAGGAGCCTGCGAGGAGTGGGGGTGTTTCCGGGTGCTGAACCACGGGATCTCGGAGGCGCTGATGGCCGAGATGAAGGCGGTGGCGAGATCACTGCTTGATCTTCCCATggaggcgaagaagaagaagaagaagaatgcgGTGGAAGGGAGTGGGTGCCTGGAGCCCGACAAGGCATATCCTCTCCATGAATCTTTGGGGCTGTGGGACATGGGCTCTGCTCAAG AGAAATAA
- the LOC104422877 gene encoding LOW QUALITY PROTEIN: 2-oxoglutarate-dependent dioxygenase DAO (The sequence of the model RefSeq protein was modified relative to this genomic sequence to represent the inferred CDS: inserted 1 base in 1 codon) has protein sequence MGEREGTKIPVIDLRGFQSQYEKLRGAGKEWGCFRVLNHGIXRGLMGEMKAVVASLFDLPMEAKKKNEGQVVEGCGYKEPTKANPLYESWGLDEMGSAQAVDVFCSQLNASPHQREIMKTYCKAMHELAMDIADKLSRCMGLSSGMFEDWACELWMNKYSFIPESVGSTGVQLHTDMGFLAVLQDDDAVSGLEVMDKSGSLVPIDPWPGTFLVILGDMAVAWSNGKLGHAKHRVQCKEGRARSSVGAFLLSPKKAAIEAPEELVDAEHPRLYAPFTHSDYRKLRSVVKSRTGEALALFRAASEM, from the exons atggggGAAAGAGAAGGCACGAAGATTCCTGTGATCGATCTGCGAGGTTTCCAATCGCAGTACGAGAAGCTGAGAGGAGCCGGCAAGGAGTGGGGGTGTTTCAGGGTGTTGAACCACGGGA TCAGAGGTTTGATGGGGGAGATGAAGGCGGTGGTGGCGTCACTGTTTGATCTTCCCATggaggcgaagaagaagaatgagggCCAGGTGGTGGAAGGGTGTGGATACAAGGAGCCCACCAAGGCAAATCCTCTGTATGAATCTTGGGGGTTGGATGAGATGGGCTCAGCGCAAGCTGTGGATGTGTTCTGTTCCCAGTTGAATGCTTCTCCTCATCAAAG AGAGATAATGAAGACGTATTGTAAAGCAATGCATGAACTAGCCATGGACATAGCAGACAAGCTGAGTAGATGCATGGGACTGAGCAGTGGCATGTTCGAGGATTGGGCCTGCGAACTTTGGATGAACAAATACAGCTTCATCCCTGAAAGTGTTGGCTCTACTGGTGTACAACTGCACACAGATATGGGATTCCTGGCCGTTCTTCAAGATGACGATGCCGTGAGTGGTCTTGAAGTGATGGACAAGTCCGGTTCGTTAGTACCAATTGATCCTTGGCCAGGCACTTTTCTTGTGATTCTCGGAGACATGGCTGTG GCATGGAGCAACGGGAAATTGGGCCATGCAAAGCATCGAGTTCAATGCAAGGAAGGAAGAGCTCGGTCATCGGTGGGCGCTTTTCTGTTGAGTCCAAAGAAGGCAGCTATTGAAGCCCCAGAGGAGCTTGTGGATGCTGAACACCCACGCCTCTATGCCCCTTTTACTCATTCAGACTATAGGAAACTCCGGTCAGTAGTAAAATCACGCACAGGCGAAGCTCTTGCTCTATTCCGAGCAGCATCTGAGATGTGA